The following are encoded together in the Ranitomeya imitator isolate aRanImi1 chromosome 4, aRanImi1.pri, whole genome shotgun sequence genome:
- the LOC138675288 gene encoding E3 ubiquitin/ISG15 ligase TRIM25-like translates to MASADLRDELLCSICLSTFKDPVTLRCGHNFCRVCIGRVLDTQDGSGVYTCPDCREEFQERPTLTRNINLHNVAERFLITQQEQEEITGICCTYCVDSPVPAVRSCLHCEASLCDKHLRVHSKSAEHVLSDPSTSLEKRKCSVHKKILEYYCTEDAACICVSCSLAGEHRGHRVEMLDEASKKKKEKLRNVLQKLITKGEKTEERVRSLEERRRKAQEKATGEAERVTALCTDIRRRVDDLEKKVLSEISRQEKEESLSLSALIHQLEIKEELSRKMRHIEELCNMTDPLTVLQEPDTGDLCDPEEEGGDEDTGGHDKQPHDGGDLEVAEISHTLCEVISGIRSGIYVEGPADILLDVTTAGNYLLISDDLKTATEVGEKQKRPETAERFQYYNQVMSRRGFTSGRHYWDVEISRSGVWGVGMCYPSIDRRGWKSLIGENNKSWSLWRYNNQYSVRHDSKVIQLPDKISSDRFRICLDYEAGQLSFYELCDPIRHLHTFTATFSEPLHAILRVGHPLVYGNAWIRICS, encoded by the coding sequence ATGGCGTCTGCTGATCTGAGAGACGAGCTGCTCTGCTCCATCTGTTTATCTACATTTAAGGACCCTGTAACgctgagatgtggacacaacttctgccgggtcTGTATTGGTCGTGTGCTGGATACACAGGACGGGTCTGGAGTTTATACCTGTCCTGACTGTAGAGAAGAGTTTCAGGAGCGGCCGACACTGACGAGGAACATAAATCTCCATAATGTCGCTGAACGTTTCCTGATTACTCAGCAAGAACAAGAGGAGATCACCGGGATCTGCTGCACTTACTGTGTGGACTCTCCGGTACCTGCTGTTAGATCCTGTCTACACTGTGAGGCTTCTCTGTGTGATAAACACCTGAGGGTTCACAGCAAATCAGCAGAACACGTCTTATCTGATCCCAGCACTTCTCTGGAGAAaaggaaatgttctgtccataagAAGATCCTGGAATATTACTGCACTGAGGACGCGGCTTGTATCTGTGTGTCCTGCAGTTTGGCCGGAGAACATCGGGGACATCGGGTGGAGATGCTGGATGAGGCCTcaaagaagaagaaggagaaacTGAGAAATGTTCTCCAGAAACTGATCACAAAGGGAGAGAAGACTGAGGAAAGAGTCCGGAGTCTGGAGGAGCGCAGGAGAAAAGCTCAAGAAAAAGCAACTGGAGAAGCCGAGAGAGTCACTGCCCTGTGTACAGACATCAGGAGACGGGTGGACGACCTGGAGAAGAAGGTCCTGAGTGAGATCTCCAGGCAGGAGAAGGAAGAGTCACTGTCACTGTCTGCTCTGATCCATCAGCTGGAAATAAAGGAAGAGCTGTCCAGGAAGATGAGAcacattgaggagctgtgtaacatgacggatccactgactgtcttacaggaaccagacaccggtgacttgtgtgatcctgaggaggagggaggtgatgaggacacaggaggacatgataaaCAGCCACATGATGGAGGTGACCTGGAAGTGGCTGAGATCTCACACACATTATGTGAGGTAATATCAGGTATAAGGAGCGGGATCTATGTGGAGGGTCCTGCAGACATATTACTGGATGTAACCACAGCTGGTAATTATCTCCTTATATCAGACGACCTGAAAACTGCAACCGAAGTAGGAGAGAAGCAGAAACGTCCAGAAACAGCAGAGAGATTCCAGTATTATAATCAGGTGATGAGCAGGAGAGGATTTacctcaggacgacattactgggatgtggagATCAGTAGATCAGGAGTGTGGGGGGTCGGGATGTGTTATCCCAGTATAGACAGGAGGGGGTGGAAGTCACTGATTGGAGAAAATAACAAGTCCTGGAGTTTGTGGAGATATAATAATCAGTATTCAGTGAGACATGACAGTAAAGTGATCCAGTTACCTGACAAGATCTCCAGTGATAGATTCAGGATATGtctggattatgaggccgggcagttgtccttttatgagctgtgtgaccccatcagacacttacacaccttcactgccACCTTCTCCGAGCCCCTTCATGCTATATTACGTGTAGGTCACCCATTAGTTTATGGTAATGCCTGGATTAGAATTTGCAGCTGA